The following are from one region of the Halarcobacter sp. genome:
- the dnaK gene encoding molecular chaperone DnaK yields MSKVIGIDLGTTNSCMAVYEGGEAKVIPNKEGKNTTPSIVAFTDKGEVLVGDPAKRQAITNPEKTIYSVKRIMGLMMEEENAKEAQEKVGYKIVNRNGAAAVEIGDKVYTPQEISAKILGKLKADAEEYLGAPVTDAVITVPAYFNDAQRKATQEAGTIAGLNVLRIINEPTAASLAYGLDKKGEEKVLVYDLGGGTFDVTVLEIGDGTFEVLSTDGNAFLGGDDFDNAIIDWLAKEFESENGFDIKNDKMALQRLKDAAENAKKELSSAESTEINLPFISMGNAGPVHLVKSLTRAKFESMTEHLISETLQHIKNALKDAGLDKGEIQEVIMVGGSTRLPKANAVVKEFFGKDLNKGVNPDEVVAAGAAVQAGVLRGDVKDVLLLDVTPLSLGIETLGGVSTKLIEKGTTIPVKKSQTFSTAEDNQPAVSIHVVQGEREFAKDNKSLGMFELSDIPAAPRGVPQIEVTFDIDANGVLNVSAKDKGTGKENKITISGSSGLSDEEIEKMVQEAESNKEADAKKKELIDVRNQADALLHSTKKTLEENESAVSEEEKKAIIDAAAELEEILKDENATKEQIEEKVKALTEKSHKLAEAMYAKEQQAGGAAQGQPNQKAKKDDDDVIDAEVE; encoded by the coding sequence ATGAGTAAAGTTATTGGTATAGATTTAGGTACAACAAACTCTTGTATGGCAGTTTATGAAGGTGGTGAAGCAAAAGTTATTCCTAACAAAGAAGGGAAAAACACAACTCCATCTATTGTAGCATTCACTGATAAAGGTGAAGTACTAGTTGGAGATCCAGCAAAAAGACAAGCTATTACAAACCCTGAGAAGACTATTTATTCTGTAAAAAGAATTATGGGTCTTATGATGGAAGAGGAAAATGCTAAAGAAGCACAAGAAAAAGTTGGATACAAAATCGTTAATAGAAATGGTGCAGCAGCAGTTGAAATTGGAGATAAAGTTTATACTCCACAAGAGATTTCAGCTAAAATTCTTGGAAAATTAAAAGCAGATGCAGAAGAGTATTTAGGTGCTCCTGTAACTGATGCAGTTATTACTGTTCCTGCATACTTCAATGATGCACAAAGAAAAGCAACTCAAGAAGCTGGTACTATTGCTGGTCTTAATGTATTAAGAATCATCAATGAGCCAACAGCAGCTTCATTAGCATATGGACTTGACAAAAAAGGTGAAGAAAAAGTTCTAGTATACGATTTAGGTGGTGGTACATTTGATGTTACTGTTCTTGAAATTGGTGATGGAACATTTGAAGTACTTTCAACAGATGGTAATGCATTCTTGGGTGGAGATGACTTCGATAACGCTATTATTGATTGGTTAGCAAAAGAGTTCGAATCTGAAAATGGTTTCGATATCAAAAATGATAAAATGGCATTACAAAGATTAAAAGATGCAGCTGAAAATGCTAAAAAAGAGCTTTCTTCTGCTGAATCAACAGAAATCAACTTACCATTTATCTCTATGGGTAACGCTGGTCCTGTTCACTTAGTTAAATCATTAACTAGAGCAAAATTTGAGTCTATGACAGAGCATTTAATCTCTGAAACATTACAACACATCAAAAATGCACTTAAAGATGCAGGATTAGATAAAGGTGAGATTCAAGAAGTTATTATGGTTGGTGGTTCAACAAGATTACCAAAAGCAAATGCAGTTGTAAAAGAGTTCTTTGGAAAAGATTTAAATAAAGGTGTTAATCCTGATGAAGTTGTTGCAGCAGGTGCAGCAGTTCAAGCTGGTGTATTAAGAGGTGATGTTAAAGATGTATTATTACTTGATGTTACACCATTATCGTTAGGAATTGAGACTTTAGGTGGAGTATCTACTAAATTAATTGAAAAAGGTACAACTATTCCAGTTAAAAAATCTCAAACATTCTCAACAGCTGAAGATAACCAACCAGCAGTATCTATTCATGTAGTTCAAGGGGAAAGAGAATTTGCTAAAGATAACAAATCTTTAGGTATGTTTGAACTTTCAGATATCCCAGCAGCTCCAAGAGGTGTTCCTCAAATTGAAGTAACATTTGATATTGATGCAAATGGTGTTTTAAATGTATCTGCTAAAGATAAAGGTACTGGTAAAGAGAATAAAATTACTATCTCTGGTTCATCTGGATTAAGTGATGAAGAGATTGAAAAAATGGTTCAAGAAGCTGAGTCAAACAAAGAAGCAGATGCTAAGAAAAAAGAATTAATTGATGTAAGAAATCAAGCTGATGCTTTATTACACTCAACTAAGAAAACTTTAGAAGAAAATGAAAGTGCAGTTTCTGAAGAAGAGAAAAAAGCTATTATTGATGCAGCAGCAGAATTAGAAGAGATTCTAAAAGATGAAAATGCAACAAAAGAGCAAATTGAAGAGAAAGTTAAAGCTTTAACTGAAAAATCTCATAAATTAGCTGAAGCTATGTATGCTAAAGAGCAACAAGCAGGTGGTGCGGCACAAGGTCAACCAAACCAAAAAGCTAAAAAAGACGATGACGATGTTATCGACGCAGAAGTAGAGTAA
- a CDS encoding TAXI family TRAP transporter solute-binding subunit gives MKKSVLLLLMVNVFAFSSEFITIGTGSVTGTYYPTGGAICKLVNKYKKETKIRCSVEATDASVYNIRAIDEGELDFGIAQSDAVYQAINGIKKFKNHPIKELRSVMSIYTELFTLVTRKDANIKSIDDIVGKRINIGNVGSGNEATAMTLLNELNIKPSDFSYVGRLKAGEAPDAIRDNLIDGYFYMVGHPTANIKDASNTSDIYLTPISGPKIDEFLKRNPYYIKDVIPANIYKGVKKPVPTFGAKAVLVTSSDVSSKAVYTLVKAILEDFEEFKKLHPVYKYITKKSLLEGLGAPLHEGAAKYFKENNFIK, from the coding sequence ATGAAAAAATCTGTTTTGTTACTTTTGATGGTTAATGTATTTGCTTTTAGTTCAGAGTTTATAACAATAGGAACTGGAAGTGTTACAGGAACTTATTACCCAACTGGTGGAGCAATATGTAAGCTTGTAAATAAATATAAAAAAGAAACAAAAATTAGATGTTCTGTTGAAGCAACTGATGCATCTGTATATAATATAAGAGCAATAGATGAAGGTGAGTTAGACTTTGGAATTGCACAATCTGATGCAGTTTATCAAGCAATTAATGGAATAAAAAAATTTAAAAATCACCCTATAAAAGAGTTAAGATCTGTGATGTCAATATATACAGAACTATTTACTCTAGTAACAAGAAAAGATGCAAATATAAAATCTATAGATGATATTGTAGGGAAAAGAATCAACATAGGAAATGTAGGTTCAGGAAATGAAGCAACTGCAATGACTTTATTAAATGAATTAAATATAAAGCCTTCTGACTTTTCATATGTAGGAAGATTAAAAGCAGGAGAAGCTCCCGATGCTATAAGAGATAATTTGATAGATGGATATTTTTATATGGTGGGGCATCCAACAGCAAATATAAAAGATGCTTCAAATACTTCAGATATCTATTTAACACCAATAAGTGGTCCTAAAATTGATGAATTTTTAAAAAGAAACCCTTATTATATAAAAGATGTAATTCCTGCTAATATTTATAAAGGTGTTAAAAAACCTGTTCCAACATTTGGAGCAAAAGCTGTATTGGTTACTAGTTCAGATGTAAGTTCAAAAGCAGTTTATACTTTGGTAAAAGCTATTTTAGAAGATTTTGAAGAGTTTAAAAAACTTCATCCTGTATATAAATATATAACAAAAAAATCTTTACTAGAAGGCTTAGGTGCACCTTTACATGAAGGTGCAGCTAAATATTTTAAAGAGAATAATTTTATAAAATAA
- a CDS encoding PAS domain-containing protein: MFKKRKFYNLSDIKKHLVFTPLIFVFISAIVSVIVTTFVLEFKKNNDISLIKQEDTYQKDKILTQFIDDIKFNASASFDSEEIALREAVISLYGFINYVKEDIEIDRIRDKIKDIEDSTDFEFVLFRKNSDDILYGESIIDYLKTLTGSSLEISNFRHHMLRNISYIGVDNLFYWIDKEKRKIRLSYFKLLDKKDLYLGAFSKVDDMKETTRKVIENSIVQKSKYYNNSYFWFYDYNSGYVFNYYNKGKKFDIKYILKNDTMNSSNEILEKYNKDIDDSSSVDTYDFRKYNYLVSVKSNFFPTKVSQIKFDYNSKLSIAIAIIGLISLFLIVASSLFAKFTNKIFHRYNKRLETRNIMYKKWKERYELAIIASNDGLWDIDLKTQHIYFSKKWLDMFGYEDGDINTLNEWFDLIHKDDVSIVRQKFETHLRGESEHFICEYRIRDKSNKFKWIFVRGKAFDDNHHKRMLMMSMDIEQRKKLTKELQYVDLLVEYGRIVIFKWKNDENLTVEYLSKSINSYGYIVEDFESKKVKYFDFVYEEDIEDLIKDLNIAMKNDDKSFTKFHRVKDKNGDVRWVFNRTIFLKDDFGNITHLYGYVNDITEMKLTEEELKQKINEEVAKNIEKDRILVQQSKLAAMGEMLGNIAHQWRQPLNNINLLIHFIRDSYGTLSKEELDDIIKDSKVQIDYMSQTIDDFRNFYQPNKDKIEFDIKEAIIECSNIVETQLEKYKVLLKIDGDSVNVFNYKNEFEQVILNILNNANDAAKVKKEEMEFSPVINITIKRKDNNVEINLSNNCGEIPSDIIDRIFEPYFTTKFENQGTGIGLYMAKTIIEKNMNGKISVNNIEEGVLFTINLPL; this comes from the coding sequence ATGTTTAAAAAAAGAAAATTTTACAATCTTTCTGATATAAAAAAACATTTAGTATTTACACCTTTAATATTTGTATTTATAAGTGCAATAGTTTCTGTTATTGTTACTACTTTTGTTTTAGAGTTTAAAAAGAATAATGATATTTCATTGATAAAACAAGAAGACACTTATCAAAAAGATAAAATCCTAACACAATTTATTGATGATATCAAATTTAATGCAAGTGCCTCTTTTGATAGTGAAGAGATTGCTTTAAGGGAAGCGGTAATCTCTCTTTATGGGTTTATAAACTATGTTAAAGAAGATATAGAAATAGATAGAATTAGAGATAAAATAAAAGATATAGAAGACTCTACTGATTTTGAGTTTGTTTTATTTAGAAAAAACTCTGATGATATTTTGTATGGGGAAAGTATTATTGATTATCTTAAAACCCTTACTGGTTCAAGTCTAGAAATAAGTAATTTTAGACACCATATGTTAAGAAATATTTCATATATTGGAGTTGACAATCTTTTTTATTGGATAGACAAAGAAAAAAGAAAAATTAGATTAAGTTATTTTAAACTTTTAGATAAAAAGGATCTTTATTTAGGTGCTTTTTCAAAAGTTGATGATATGAAAGAGACAACAAGAAAGGTTATAGAAAACTCAATTGTTCAAAAAAGTAAGTATTACAATAATAGCTATTTTTGGTTTTATGATTATAATTCAGGATATGTATTTAACTATTATAACAAGGGTAAAAAATTTGATATAAAATATATTTTAAAAAATGATACTATGAATAGTTCAAATGAAATCTTAGAAAAATACAATAAAGATATTGATGATAGTTCTTCTGTTGATACCTATGATTTTAGAAAATACAATTATCTTGTATCAGTAAAAAGCAATTTTTTCCCAACAAAAGTATCTCAAATCAAATTTGACTATAATTCTAAACTATCTATTGCAATTGCCATAATTGGTTTAATCTCACTTTTTTTAATTGTTGCTTCTTCTTTGTTTGCTAAATTTACAAATAAGATTTTCCATAGATATAATAAAAGATTAGAAACCAGAAATATTATGTATAAAAAATGGAAAGAGAGATATGAACTAGCAATTATCGCTTCAAACGATGGTTTATGGGATATTGATTTAAAAACACAACATATATATTTTTCAAAAAAATGGTTAGATATGTTTGGCTATGAAGATGGAGATATAAATACCTTAAATGAATGGTTTGACTTAATACACAAAGATGATGTTTCAATAGTTAGACAAAAATTTGAAACCCACTTAAGGGGTGAAAGTGAACACTTTATTTGTGAATATAGAATAAGAGATAAATCAAATAAATTTAAATGGATATTTGTAAGAGGTAAAGCTTTTGATGATAATCATCATAAAAGAATGCTTATGATGTCAATGGATATTGAACAAAGGAAAAAACTTACAAAAGAGCTTCAATATGTTGATTTATTAGTTGAGTATGGAAGAATAGTGATTTTCAAATGGAAAAATGATGAAAATCTTACAGTTGAGTATCTTTCTAAATCTATTAATTCTTATGGTTATATTGTAGAGGATTTTGAAAGTAAGAAGGTTAAATATTTTGATTTTGTTTATGAAGAAGATATAGAAGATTTAATAAAAGATTTAAATATTGCTATGAAAAATGATGATAAATCTTTTACTAAATTTCATAGGGTAAAAGATAAAAATGGTGATGTAAGATGGGTATTTAATAGAACAATTTTCTTAAAAGATGATTTTGGAAATATAACTCATCTTTATGGTTATGTAAATGATATTACTGAGATGAAGTTAACAGAAGAGGAATTAAAACAAAAGATTAATGAAGAGGTAGCTAAAAATATCGAAAAAGATAGAATCCTAGTTCAACAAAGTAAACTTGCTGCTATGGGTGAGATGCTTGGTAATATAGCTCACCAATGGAGACAACCTCTAAATAATATAAATCTTCTTATACATTTTATTAGAGATAGCTATGGAACTCTCTCAAAAGAGGAGTTAGATGATATTATAAAAGATTCAAAAGTACAAATTGATTATATGTCTCAAACTATTGATGATTTTAGAAATTTCTACCAACCAAATAAAGATAAAATAGAGTTTGATATAAAAGAAGCAATTATAGAGTGTTCAAACATTGTAGAAACCCAATTGGAAAAATATAAGGTATTATTGAAAATAGATGGGGATAGTGTAAATGTTTTTAATTACAAAAATGAATTTGAACAAGTTATTCTAAATATATTAAATAATGCCAATGATGCTGCAAAAGTTAAAAAAGAGGAGATGGAATTTAGTCCTGTTATTAATATCACTATAAAAAGAAAAGATAACAATGTTGAAATAAATCTTTCAAATAATTGTGGTGAAATCCCTTCTGATATTATAGATAGAATTTTTGAACCTTACTTTACAACAAAGTTTGAAAATCAAGGTACAGGGATAGGTTTATACATGGCAAAAACTATTATAGAAAAAAATATGAATGGAAAAATATCTGTAAATAATATCGAAGAGGGTGTTTTATTTACAATAAATTTACCACTTTAA
- the grpE gene encoding nucleotide exchange factor GrpE: protein MSEKQEELNNEEIVQNEEVQEETVENTEATESVELREEDKIAELEAKLKESEDKYFRVHADFENIKKRLEKEKYQAIDYASEKFAKDLLAPIDTLEMALAAEEAASGMAAEELLAKLKEGVELTIKNFNTAFEKHDINLVETDGEFDPNFHNAIMQVESDEHEDGQIVQVMQKGYKFKDRLLRPAMVSICKK from the coding sequence TTGAGTGAAAAACAAGAAGAATTAAACAATGAAGAAATAGTACAAAACGAAGAGGTTCAAGAAGAAACTGTAGAAAATACAGAAGCAACGGAATCTGTAGAATTAAGAGAAGAAGATAAAATTGCTGAACTTGAAGCAAAGTTAAAAGAGAGTGAAGATAAATATTTTAGAGTTCATGCAGATTTTGAAAATATTAAAAAAAGATTAGAAAAAGAGAAATATCAAGCAATTGATTATGCAAGTGAAAAATTTGCAAAAGATCTTTTAGCTCCAATTGATACTTTAGAGATGGCATTAGCAGCTGAAGAAGCAGCTAGTGGAATGGCAGCTGAAGAGTTATTGGCAAAACTAAAAGAGGGTGTAGAACTTACAATTAAAAATTTCAATACTGCATTTGAGAAACATGATATTAATCTTGTTGAAACAGATGGTGAGTTTGATCCAAACTTCCATAATGCAATAATGCAAGTTGAAAGTGATGAGCATGAAGATGGACAAATAGTTCAAGTTATGCAAAAAGGTTATAAGTTCAAAGATAGATTACTTAGACCAGCAATGGTTTCTATTTGTAAAAAGTAA
- the truA gene encoding tRNA pseudouridine(38-40) synthase TruA produces the protein MNAKFTISYDGTYYKGSQTQPDGSSVEDSIQETFKSLNIDTKIVLSGRTDKDVHASGQVFNCILPSYWSDLKKLKDVLNRHLPLSIKVNHIKFVNKEFHSRFHAKKRVYRYLLSKKEPTVFNSKYISHIKEFDEDKIKEAIKYFIGVHDFEYFHKKGSDKDNTVREVFDANFYKYKDVYVFKFTANSYLRSQIRLMVGVLIKIGEGKLSIEDLKSQLNREKFIHRIPASPYGLYLAKVFY, from the coding sequence ATGAATGCAAAATTTACTATATCTTATGATGGAACTTATTATAAAGGGAGTCAAACTCAACCTGATGGTTCAAGTGTAGAAGATAGTATTCAAGAAACTTTCAAATCTTTAAATATTGATACAAAAATTGTTTTAAGTGGAAGAACTGATAAAGATGTTCATGCATCAGGGCAAGTATTTAATTGTATACTTCCCTCTTACTGGAGTGATTTAAAAAAACTAAAAGATGTTTTAAATCGTCATCTTCCTTTATCTATAAAAGTAAATCATATTAAGTTTGTAAATAAAGAGTTTCATTCAAGATTTCATGCTAAAAAAAGAGTTTATAGATATTTGCTTTCAAAAAAAGAACCTACAGTTTTTAATTCAAAATATATTTCACATATAAAAGAGTTTGATGAAGATAAAATAAAAGAGGCTATAAAGTATTTTATAGGGGTTCATGATTTTGAGTATTTTCACAAAAAAGGTAGTGATAAAGATAATACAGTTAGAGAAGTTTTTGATGCAAATTTTTATAAATATAAAGATGTGTATGTTTTTAAATTTACTGCAAATTCATATTTACGTTCACAAATAAGACTTATGGTTGGAGTTTTAATAAAAATAGGTGAAGGAAAACTATCAATTGAGGATTTAAAATCTCAATTAAATAGAGAAAAATTTATTCATAGAATACCTGCTTCCCCTTATGGCTTATATTTGGCCAAGGTTTTTTACTAA
- a CDS encoding LptF/LptG family permease, with protein sequence MKLKEYLFSQLAHTLFPIFFGLYFITSIIFLVKIASLTSVITIDFFELLKLYGYVVPTIVFYTLPITFFISIAITLSKLSNEYELIVVTSFGLNPVNILKIFFPVTLLVSISLLIVSLGLIPKAQFENETFMEKKKGEANFNIKASEFGQNFGEWLIFIDERDDKIYNRVKLFQTQEDEDQFIIAKKAVLENKDGELSFKLFEGKSFNIKDEEFNQIDYSKMTIFNNIKNEEALYEFSDSYAYWKFYLTNSDIISDEFAYYVLLSLFPLLSLFLTVIYGYYNPRYEKSKVVQWCAFYIVIYYSLISFLSKELYLHSIYIIPIIWVSWTYYLYTKSVKKQY encoded by the coding sequence TTGAAATTAAAAGAGTATTTATTTAGTCAATTAGCACATACCCTTTTCCCAATATTTTTTGGATTGTATTTTATTACATCAATAATTTTTTTAGTTAAGATTGCTTCTTTAACGTCTGTTATAACAATTGATTTTTTTGAGTTATTAAAGCTTTATGGTTATGTTGTTCCAACAATTGTTTTTTATACATTGCCAATCACTTTTTTTATATCTATAGCAATAACCTTATCAAAGTTATCAAATGAATATGAACTTATTGTGGTAACTTCTTTTGGTTTAAATCCAGTTAATATATTAAAGATTTTTTTCCCTGTAACTTTACTGGTATCCATATCATTGCTTATTGTTTCTTTAGGGCTTATTCCTAAAGCTCAATTTGAAAATGAAACCTTTATGGAAAAGAAAAAAGGTGAAGCTAATTTTAATATCAAAGCATCGGAGTTTGGTCAAAATTTTGGTGAGTGGTTAATTTTCATTGATGAAAGAGATGATAAAATATATAACAGAGTAAAGCTTTTTCAAACACAAGAAGATGAAGACCAGTTTATAATTGCCAAAAAAGCTGTATTGGAAAATAAAGATGGTGAACTTAGTTTTAAACTTTTTGAGGGTAAATCTTTTAATATAAAAGATGAAGAGTTCAACCAAATAGATTATTCTAAAATGACTATTTTTAATAATATAAAAAATGAAGAAGCTTTATATGAGTTTTCAGATTCATACGCATATTGGAAATTTTATTTAACAAATAGTGATATTATAAGTGATGAATTTGCATATTATGTTCTTTTATCTTTATTCCCTTTATTATCACTTTTTTTAACTGTTATTTATGGGTATTATAACCCTAGGTATGAAAAAAGTAAAGTTGTTCAATGGTGTGCTTTTTATATAGTGATTTATTACTCTTTGATTAGTTTTTTAAGTAAAGAGTTATATTTACATTCTATTTATATTATACCTATCATTTGGGTATCTTGGACTTATTATTTATATACTAAGAGTGTAAAAAAGCAGTATTAA
- a CDS encoding heat-shock protein, with protein sequence MIDKKEFLLHSIIKAYIEHLEPIGSTQLKNMYDITYSPATIRGYFKKLGDEGFLAQEHVSSGRTPTTEALKMYWSNKLNFRLNFVDEKAIEYLSKDVGLSVFIQDQKSDILKNILNVENRYMILEFSSFAITVKFTDALYRFLSDMLGLELVHIVNISKQVGAFEIYEKVSQHLQNKNFHIYNTKEFFSLALKYNLNEESINSFLKGRILDSIDEGLYFDNIVPEGYIGICHNCKVGQKEVKMLVVGELSKDYEFFYNKISMI encoded by the coding sequence ATGATTGACAAAAAAGAGTTTTTATTACATTCAATTATTAAAGCTTATATTGAGCATTTAGAGCCTATTGGTTCTACTCAACTTAAAAATATGTATGATATTACATATTCTCCTGCAACTATTAGAGGTTACTTTAAAAAGTTGGGGGATGAAGGTTTTCTAGCTCAAGAACATGTGAGTTCAGGTAGAACACCTACAACAGAAGCTTTAAAAATGTATTGGAGTAATAAACTTAATTTTAGACTCAATTTTGTTGATGAAAAAGCTATAGAATATCTTTCAAAAGATGTTGGTTTGTCTGTTTTTATTCAAGACCAAAAGTCTGACATTTTAAAAAATATTTTAAATGTAGAAAACAGATATATGATTTTAGAGTTTTCATCATTTGCAATCACAGTAAAGTTTACTGATGCTTTATATAGATTTCTAAGTGATATGTTAGGTTTAGAGTTAGTTCATATTGTAAATATCTCTAAACAAGTTGGAGCTTTTGAAATTTATGAAAAGGTTAGTCAACATTTACAAAATAAAAATTTCCATATTTACAATACAAAAGAGTTTTTCTCTTTAGCACTTAAATATAACCTAAATGAAGAGAGTATCAACTCTTTTTTAAAAGGTAGAATTTTAGACTCTATTGATGAAGGTTTATATTTTGACAATATAGTTCCAGAGGGTTACATTGGAATATGTCATAACTGCAAAGTTGGACAAAAAGAGGTAAAAATGTTAGTCGTAGGTGAGTTGTCAAAAGATTATGAATTCTTTTACAATAAGATAAGTATGATTTAG
- a CDS encoding murein transglycosylase A, with protein sequence MNYLSTITIIFILILTGCTQKEPIKFEKLPISKANVKQIDFKDIEGFYDDNLPLAFDVFKKDCTRAKRFDLFKNICAKAQEYTNASKFFTENFTAYQLYDNKGYDKGVITGYYEPLLRGSRTQDEVYKYPIYKTPDDMIIIDLSDSYPELKKYRLRGKLVDGKIVSYDDREDLVKRDDLEAICYVDDRIELFFLQVQGSGKVQLDSGEIINIGYANQNGHKYSGIGGLLLKEGVLQDYGASMQGIKAYFEDNPQRVDEVLFKNRSYIFFSERKVGATGALGSPLIGGRNLAVDRRYIPLGMPVFINTKNSVTQEKIDRLMVAADVGGAITGEIRADFFYGFGKNAALYAGGMKESGKLTILVPNN encoded by the coding sequence ATGAATTATTTATCAACTATCACAATTATATTTATACTTATTCTTACCGGATGTACTCAAAAAGAGCCAATAAAGTTTGAAAAATTACCAATATCAAAAGCAAATGTAAAACAAATAGATTTTAAAGATATAGAAGGGTTTTATGATGATAATCTTCCTTTAGCCTTTGATGTATTTAAAAAAGATTGCACTAGAGCAAAAAGATTTGATTTATTTAAAAATATATGTGCAAAAGCACAAGAGTATACAAATGCTTCAAAGTTTTTTACAGAAAATTTTACAGCTTATCAGTTATATGATAATAAAGGGTATGATAAAGGTGTGATTACTGGTTACTATGAACCTTTATTAAGAGGTAGTAGAACTCAAGATGAAGTTTATAAATATCCAATTTATAAAACACCTGATGATATGATTATTATTGATTTAAGCGATTCATATCCAGAATTAAAAAAATATAGATTAAGGGGAAAACTTGTTGATGGTAAGATAGTATCTTATGATGATAGAGAAGATTTAGTAAAAAGAGATGACTTAGAAGCAATATGTTATGTAGATGACAGAATTGAACTATTTTTCTTACAAGTTCAAGGTTCAGGAAAAGTTCAACTAGATTCTGGTGAAATTATAAATATAGGCTATGCAAACCAAAATGGACACAAATATAGTGGTATTGGTGGTCTTTTATTAAAAGAGGGTGTTTTACAAGATTATGGGGCTTCTATGCAAGGTATAAAAGCATATTTTGAAGATAATCCTCAACGTGTAGATGAAGTGCTATTTAAAAATAGAAGCTATATTTTCTTCTCTGAAAGAAAAGTAGGGGCAACAGGAGCTTTAGGTTCACCTTTAATTGGGGGAAGAAATCTAGCTGTTGATAGAAGATATATTCCTTTAGGGATGCCAGTATTTATAAATACAAAAAATTCAGTTACACAAGAAAAAATTGACAGACTTATGGTAGCAGCAGATGTTGGTGGAGCAATTACAGGAGAGATTAGAGCCGATTTCTTTTATGGATTTGGAAAAAATGCAGCACTTTATGCTGGTGGTATGAAAGAGAGTGGAAAACTTACTATTTTAGTACCTAATAATTAG
- a CDS encoding response regulator transcription factor, translating into MKNYSTRVLLVEDEDVARKTLSFYLNTIFDEVVVAKDGEEGASIFKNDFEENKKFDLVLTDLKMPNKDGISMIDDIREIVPNQRFIIVSAHKNEEDLLKLINLRVLGYFVKPLNIDNMMEMLKKAKEEVLADNGSLEKTDLITLNKRYTYNTINDKLYNEETIVKLSKKELDILKVLIDNLGDVVPVTKFKEVVWDDINTNDSAFRTVMKRLKDKVKDDDFIISHKGYGYIIEKPLKK; encoded by the coding sequence ATGAAAAACTATTCTACAAGGGTTTTATTAGTAGAAGATGAGGATGTTGCAAGAAAAACTCTTTCTTTCTATCTTAATACAATTTTTGATGAAGTTGTTGTTGCAAAAGATGGAGAAGAGGGTGCTTCTATCTTCAAAAATGATTTTGAAGAAAATAAAAAATTTGATTTAGTACTCACAGATTTAAAAATGCCAAACAAAGATGGTATCTCAATGATTGATGATATTAGAGAGATAGTTCCTAATCAAAGATTTATAATAGTAAGCGCCCATAAAAATGAGGAAGATTTACTAAAACTTATCAACCTAAGAGTTTTAGGATATTTTGTAAAACCTTTAAATATTGACAATATGATGGAGATGCTTAAAAAAGCAAAAGAAGAGGTTTTAGCTGATAATGGAAGTTTAGAAAAAACAGATTTAATAACTTTAAATAAAAGATATACATACAATACTATAAATGATAAACTTTATAATGAAGAAACAATTGTAAAATTATCAAAAAAAGAGCTTGATATTCTAAAAGTATTAATTGATAATCTTGGAGATGTTGTTCCTGTTACTAAATTTAAAGAAGTTGTATGGGATGATATTAATACAAATGATTCTGCATTTAGAACTGTAATGAAAAGATTAAAAGATAAAGTAAAAGATGATGACTTTATAATCTCTCATAAGGGTTATGGTTATATCATAGAGAAACCTCTAAAAAAATAG